The following proteins are co-located in the Neodiprion virginianus isolate iyNeoVirg1 chromosome 6, iyNeoVirg1.1, whole genome shotgun sequence genome:
- the LOC124306851 gene encoding NADH dehydrogenase [ubiquinone] 1 beta subcomplex subunit 9 — protein sequence MSVKVPLNLVSHPRRVASLYKNALRTLESWIWIRHVYRYNAILLRQRFEKNKDIKDLRIAKQLVIDGEKELFLNQHYLPRKFANSPGGVAYEREVVLPDWIVDYWHPSEKARYPHYFARREQRKKEYIEWYNKQYPDVKENSSSGH from the exons ATGTCGGTGAAGGTACCACTCAACTTGGTTTCCCACCCTCGCCGTGTCGCCAGTCTGTATAAAAACGCCCTTCGCACTCTGGAAAGTTGGATTTGGATAAGACATGTTTATCG ATATAACGCAATTTTGCTGAGGCAACGTTTTGAGAAGAACAAAGACATAAAGGATCTAAGAATTGCAAAACAACTGGTTATCGATGGCGAGAAAGAATTATTTCTTAATCAACATTACCTTCCGAGGAAATTTGCTAACTCTCCAGGAGGTGTAGCATATGAAAGAGAAGTTGTGTTACCTGATTGGATTGTTGATTACTGGCACCCATCTGAGAAAGCCAGGTACCCTCACTACTTTGCTCGCAGAGAACAGCGTAAGAAAGAATACATCGAATGGTACAACAAGCAATATCCAGATGTGAAAGAGAATTCATCTTCAGGCcactaa
- the LOC124306839 gene encoding uncharacterized protein LOC124306839, whose translation MLTMPSMPPDAHKISLKIIEAIQQHPVLYISEVKGGAIKLQEFRQKVWKRIALELGLDPGWVRLRWKNLRDTYCRILKYKNKTEKGIRRKKWVFEDHLSFLKFPYESDYQPQCVELSEEYIQDINAGDNNTEGLLEQLEDRTDDDFTEYLEVLEETTADPILDESEDQKIEVLEDSNSFEQIANNNEMQQVIVTTPIHQIESKFRKIRPKRAKYEHQPTMDISNTYSILKNSNQNTGNLIIPSTSANGTTTGPIFLRSSTVLPSPVSPTKNANDVKLTEPNIDQVYLAPEGKSSIELFFDSMAETVKKLPAKAQADIKMEICKLVTEAEVKYSGQTSTQNTQQFIAPPGMIPKLVLIPCSMIDNANNKG comes from the exons ATGTTGACCATGCCCTCAATGCCCCCAGATGCTCACAAAATATCCCTCAAAATAATTGAGGCAATACAACAACATCCAGTTCTATATATTTCTGAAGTCAAAGGTGGCGCAATTAAGTTACAAGAATTTAGACAGAAAGTTTGGAAACGAATAGCGCTGGAGCTAGGCCTGGATC CTGGTTGGGTTCGACttcgttggaaaaatttgaggGATACCTATTGCCGCATATTAAAGTACAAAAACAAGACTGAAAAAGGAATCAGACGGAAGAAATGGGTATTTGAGGATCATTTAAGTTTCCTCAAGTTTCC TTATGAATCAGATTATCAGCCACAATGTGTTGAACTTTCTGAGGAGTACATACAGGATATAAATGCTGGGGATAATAATACAGAAGGACTTTTGGAGCAATTAGAAGATAGAACTGATGACGATTTCACGGAATATTTAGAAGTCCTAGAAGAAACGACTGCAGATCCTATATTAGATGAGAGCGAGGATCAAAAGATTGAAGTGCTTGAAGATAGTAATTCGTTCGAACAAATTGcaaataataacgaaatgcAGCAAGTTATTGTGACCACCCCCATTCACCAGATAGAGTCGAAGTTTAGGAAAATAAGGCCGAAGAGAGCTAAGTACGAACACCAACCTACGATGGATATATCTAATACCTATAGTATTCTAAAGAATTCTAACCAAAATACTGGAAATTTAATCATACCATCGACGAGTGCTAATGGTACGACTACTGGACCTATTTTTTTGAGGAGCTCAACAGTGCTACCATCTCCTGTTAGTCCGACCAAAAATGCTAATGACGTGAAATTGACAGAGCCTAATATTGATCAGGTTTATTTAGCCCCAGAGGGTAAGAGTAGCATTGAACTTTTCTTTGATAGTATGGCAgagactgtgaaaaaattacctgCCAAAGCTCAAGCTGatataaaaatggaaatttgtAAGCTTGTTACCGAAGCTGAAGTAAAGTACTCGGGACAAACTTCGACACAAAATACCCAACAATTCATAGCTCCACCCGGTATGATTCCAAAATTGGTGCTTATACCTTGTAGTATGATTGATAATGCAAATAATAAAGgttaa
- the LOC124306836 gene encoding protein saal1 isoform X2 → MYIYDHTCLILYCFLCTKPEPCSERSSHVQYYYSNKSAMDDVDDGICSSSSYSEEDCPVCRRAVLMDASDISESEMETLRGDTIGDTTYSAKWTINVLISLSNVCETGWTDTLESELCLLWDMTTEKDVTIFLEKCDFLKIVEVSFNVSSEPRLTEILMGILGNMCCQSNLIQTVAERQELVSLLFNLLSTDDPETLIQLLRLLRVAVWDIQLQERRDVISPWLEYFKNYEVLGSSLVFILNSSTNDDLLTAAIDLIQAISTTDLSDEDLLESLMGVDELLPALIESFKQLIPKQDGNHTRSELKVIENWLTILDNLLEDNYLILGEEQYSNHFVGVLDILLRILQPYHKLPVGPEFIFIIVTILFYLKSGNQSPDSETDSDKSENNERELSVYLEKYWFKILAMSEVEHLQDVLQMCEDSIVKYIMDTTISHPRTSTDTMEKLIIASESLN, encoded by the exons ATGTACATATACGACCACACATGCTTGATtctgtattgttttttatgcACGAAGCCCGAGCCGTGCAGTGAGCGTTCCAGTCATGTCCAGTATTATTATTCCA ACAAGAGCGCTATGGATGATGTGGATGATGGTATTTGTAGTAGTAGTAGTTATAGTGAAGAGGATTGTCCAGTGTGTCGAAGGGCAGTTCTGATGGATGCAAGTGATATAAGTGAATCTGAGATGGAAACACTGAGAGGAGATACAATTGGTGACACCACGTATAGTGCCAAATGGACAATAAATGTCTTGATATCACTTTCAAAT GTATGCGAAACAGGATGGACAGATACATTGGAATCCGAGCTTTGCCTCTTATGGGACATGACCACGGAAAAAGATGTGACGATATTTCTAGAAAAATGTGATTtcttaaaaattgttgaagtATCATTCAATGTTAGCAGTGAGCCCAGATTGACG GAAATTCTTATGGGGATTCTTGGAAATATGTGTTGCCAGTCGAACCTGATACAAACTGTAGCAGAAAGACAGGAATTAGTTTCTTTgctttttaatttattatcaacTGATGATCCGGAAACGCTAATTCAACTCTTAAGACTGTTGCGAGTTGCTGTATGGGATATTCAACTACAGGAAAGGAGGGATGTGATTTCACCATGGTTGGAATACTTCAAGAATTACGAAGTACTTGGATCATCTTTAGTTTTTATCCTGAACAGTTCAACCAATG ATGATTTACTAACAGCTGCTATAGATCTGATACAAGCAATTTCAACCACGGACTTGTCAGATGAAGACTTATTAGAATCTCTTATGGGTGTCGACGAACTACTTCCAGCTCTGATAGAATCATTCAAGCAATTGATACCCAAGCAAGATGGAAATCACACGAGATCAGAGCTcaaagttattgaaaattggctCACCATTCTGGACAATTTATTAGAAGACAATTACCTTATTTTGGGTGAAGAGCAATACAGTAATCATTTTGTTGGTGTCCTCGATATACTACTCAGGATACTACAGCCTTAT CACAAATTACCCGTGGGGCCCGAATTCATATTTATCATAGTGACAATCCTGTTTTACCTGAAATCAG gaAACCAATCACCTGATTCAGAAACAGACAGCGACAAAAGTGAAAACAATGAGAGAGAACTTTCCGTGTATTTGGAGAAATATTGGTTTAAAATATTAGCTATGTCCGAAGTGGAACACCTGCAAGACGTTCTACAAATGTGTGAAGATAGTATCGTTAAATACATTATGGATACAACCATATCGCACCCACGAACGAGTACTGATACAATGGAGAAACTAATAATAGCGAGTGAATCTCTAAAttag
- the LOC124306836 gene encoding protein saal1 isoform X3, with translation MDDVDDGICSSSSYSEEDCPVCRRAVLMDASDISESEMETLRGDTIGDTTYSAKWTINVLISLSNVCETGWTDTLESELCLLWDMTTEKDVTIFLEKCDFLKIVEVSFNVSSEPRLTEILMGILGNMCCQSNLIQTVAERQELVSLLFNLLSTDDPETLIQLLRLLRVAVWDIQLQERRDVISPWLEYFKNYEVLGSSLVFILNSSTNDDLLTAAIDLIQAISTTDLSDEDLLESLMGVDELLPALIESFKQLIPKQDGNHTRSELKVIENWLTILDNLLEDNYLILGEEQYSNHFVGVLDILLRILQPYVKSHNLLPLDELSAVCIRDCVKLILSFQQHKLPVGPEFIFIIVTILFYLKSGNQSPDSETDSDKSENNERELSVYLEKYWFKILAMSEVEHLQDVLQMCEDSIVKYIMDTTISHPRTSTDTMEKLIIASESLN, from the exons ATGGATGATGTGGATGATGGTATTTGTAGTAGTAGTAGTTATAGTGAAGAGGATTGTCCAGTGTGTCGAAGGGCAGTTCTGATGGATGCAAGTGATATAAGTGAATCTGAGATGGAAACACTGAGAGGAGATACAATTGGTGACACCACGTATAGTGCCAAATGGACAATAAATGTCTTGATATCACTTTCAAAT GTATGCGAAACAGGATGGACAGATACATTGGAATCCGAGCTTTGCCTCTTATGGGACATGACCACGGAAAAAGATGTGACGATATTTCTAGAAAAATGTGATTtcttaaaaattgttgaagtATCATTCAATGTTAGCAGTGAGCCCAGATTGACG GAAATTCTTATGGGGATTCTTGGAAATATGTGTTGCCAGTCGAACCTGATACAAACTGTAGCAGAAAGACAGGAATTAGTTTCTTTgctttttaatttattatcaacTGATGATCCGGAAACGCTAATTCAACTCTTAAGACTGTTGCGAGTTGCTGTATGGGATATTCAACTACAGGAAAGGAGGGATGTGATTTCACCATGGTTGGAATACTTCAAGAATTACGAAGTACTTGGATCATCTTTAGTTTTTATCCTGAACAGTTCAACCAATG ATGATTTACTAACAGCTGCTATAGATCTGATACAAGCAATTTCAACCACGGACTTGTCAGATGAAGACTTATTAGAATCTCTTATGGGTGTCGACGAACTACTTCCAGCTCTGATAGAATCATTCAAGCAATTGATACCCAAGCAAGATGGAAATCACACGAGATCAGAGCTcaaagttattgaaaattggctCACCATTCTGGACAATTTATTAGAAGACAATTACCTTATTTTGGGTGAAGAGCAATACAGTAATCATTTTGTTGGTGTCCTCGATATACTACTCAGGATACTACAGCCTTATGTAAAGTCTCACAATTTATTACCTTTGGATGAATTATCAGCCGTGTGTATACGCGACTGTGTGAAATTGATTCTAAGTTTCCAACAGCACAAATTACCCGTGGGGCCCGAATTCATATTTATCATAGTGACAATCCTGTTTTACCTGAAATCAG gaAACCAATCACCTGATTCAGAAACAGACAGCGACAAAAGTGAAAACAATGAGAGAGAACTTTCCGTGTATTTGGAGAAATATTGGTTTAAAATATTAGCTATGTCCGAAGTGGAACACCTGCAAGACGTTCTACAAATGTGTGAAGATAGTATCGTTAAATACATTATGGATACAACCATATCGCACCCACGAACGAGTACTGATACAATGGAGAAACTAATAATAGCGAGTGAATCTCTAAAttag
- the LOC124306836 gene encoding protein saal1 isoform X4, with protein MSSIIIPVCETGWTDTLESELCLLWDMTTEKDVTIFLEKCDFLKIVEVSFNVSSEPRLTEILMGILGNMCCQSNLIQTVAERQELVSLLFNLLSTDDPETLIQLLRLLRVAVWDIQLQERRDVISPWLEYFKNYEVLGSSLVFILNSSTNDDLLTAAIDLIQAISTTDLSDEDLLESLMGVDELLPALIESFKQLIPKQDGNHTRSELKVIENWLTILDNLLEDNYLILGEEQYSNHFVGVLDILLRILQPYVKSHNLLPLDELSAVCIRDCVKLILSFQQHKLPVGPEFIFIIVTILFYLKSGNQSPDSETDSDKSENNERELSVYLEKYWFKILAMSEVEHLQDVLQMCEDSIVKYIMDTTISHPRTSTDTMEKLIIASESLN; from the exons ATGTCCAGTATTATTATTCCA GTATGCGAAACAGGATGGACAGATACATTGGAATCCGAGCTTTGCCTCTTATGGGACATGACCACGGAAAAAGATGTGACGATATTTCTAGAAAAATGTGATTtcttaaaaattgttgaagtATCATTCAATGTTAGCAGTGAGCCCAGATTGACG GAAATTCTTATGGGGATTCTTGGAAATATGTGTTGCCAGTCGAACCTGATACAAACTGTAGCAGAAAGACAGGAATTAGTTTCTTTgctttttaatttattatcaacTGATGATCCGGAAACGCTAATTCAACTCTTAAGACTGTTGCGAGTTGCTGTATGGGATATTCAACTACAGGAAAGGAGGGATGTGATTTCACCATGGTTGGAATACTTCAAGAATTACGAAGTACTTGGATCATCTTTAGTTTTTATCCTGAACAGTTCAACCAATG ATGATTTACTAACAGCTGCTATAGATCTGATACAAGCAATTTCAACCACGGACTTGTCAGATGAAGACTTATTAGAATCTCTTATGGGTGTCGACGAACTACTTCCAGCTCTGATAGAATCATTCAAGCAATTGATACCCAAGCAAGATGGAAATCACACGAGATCAGAGCTcaaagttattgaaaattggctCACCATTCTGGACAATTTATTAGAAGACAATTACCTTATTTTGGGTGAAGAGCAATACAGTAATCATTTTGTTGGTGTCCTCGATATACTACTCAGGATACTACAGCCTTATGTAAAGTCTCACAATTTATTACCTTTGGATGAATTATCAGCCGTGTGTATACGCGACTGTGTGAAATTGATTCTAAGTTTCCAACAGCACAAATTACCCGTGGGGCCCGAATTCATATTTATCATAGTGACAATCCTGTTTTACCTGAAATCAG gaAACCAATCACCTGATTCAGAAACAGACAGCGACAAAAGTGAAAACAATGAGAGAGAACTTTCCGTGTATTTGGAGAAATATTGGTTTAAAATATTAGCTATGTCCGAAGTGGAACACCTGCAAGACGTTCTACAAATGTGTGAAGATAGTATCGTTAAATACATTATGGATACAACCATATCGCACCCACGAACGAGTACTGATACAATGGAGAAACTAATAATAGCGAGTGAATCTCTAAAttag
- the LOC124306836 gene encoding protein saal1 isoform X1, giving the protein MYIYDHTCLILYCFLCTKPEPCSERSSHVQYYYSNKSAMDDVDDGICSSSSYSEEDCPVCRRAVLMDASDISESEMETLRGDTIGDTTYSAKWTINVLISLSNVCETGWTDTLESELCLLWDMTTEKDVTIFLEKCDFLKIVEVSFNVSSEPRLTEILMGILGNMCCQSNLIQTVAERQELVSLLFNLLSTDDPETLIQLLRLLRVAVWDIQLQERRDVISPWLEYFKNYEVLGSSLVFILNSSTNDDLLTAAIDLIQAISTTDLSDEDLLESLMGVDELLPALIESFKQLIPKQDGNHTRSELKVIENWLTILDNLLEDNYLILGEEQYSNHFVGVLDILLRILQPYVKSHNLLPLDELSAVCIRDCVKLILSFQQHKLPVGPEFIFIIVTILFYLKSGNQSPDSETDSDKSENNERELSVYLEKYWFKILAMSEVEHLQDVLQMCEDSIVKYIMDTTISHPRTSTDTMEKLIIASESLN; this is encoded by the exons ATGTACATATACGACCACACATGCTTGATtctgtattgttttttatgcACGAAGCCCGAGCCGTGCAGTGAGCGTTCCAGTCATGTCCAGTATTATTATTCCA ACAAGAGCGCTATGGATGATGTGGATGATGGTATTTGTAGTAGTAGTAGTTATAGTGAAGAGGATTGTCCAGTGTGTCGAAGGGCAGTTCTGATGGATGCAAGTGATATAAGTGAATCTGAGATGGAAACACTGAGAGGAGATACAATTGGTGACACCACGTATAGTGCCAAATGGACAATAAATGTCTTGATATCACTTTCAAAT GTATGCGAAACAGGATGGACAGATACATTGGAATCCGAGCTTTGCCTCTTATGGGACATGACCACGGAAAAAGATGTGACGATATTTCTAGAAAAATGTGATTtcttaaaaattgttgaagtATCATTCAATGTTAGCAGTGAGCCCAGATTGACG GAAATTCTTATGGGGATTCTTGGAAATATGTGTTGCCAGTCGAACCTGATACAAACTGTAGCAGAAAGACAGGAATTAGTTTCTTTgctttttaatttattatcaacTGATGATCCGGAAACGCTAATTCAACTCTTAAGACTGTTGCGAGTTGCTGTATGGGATATTCAACTACAGGAAAGGAGGGATGTGATTTCACCATGGTTGGAATACTTCAAGAATTACGAAGTACTTGGATCATCTTTAGTTTTTATCCTGAACAGTTCAACCAATG ATGATTTACTAACAGCTGCTATAGATCTGATACAAGCAATTTCAACCACGGACTTGTCAGATGAAGACTTATTAGAATCTCTTATGGGTGTCGACGAACTACTTCCAGCTCTGATAGAATCATTCAAGCAATTGATACCCAAGCAAGATGGAAATCACACGAGATCAGAGCTcaaagttattgaaaattggctCACCATTCTGGACAATTTATTAGAAGACAATTACCTTATTTTGGGTGAAGAGCAATACAGTAATCATTTTGTTGGTGTCCTCGATATACTACTCAGGATACTACAGCCTTATGTAAAGTCTCACAATTTATTACCTTTGGATGAATTATCAGCCGTGTGTATACGCGACTGTGTGAAATTGATTCTAAGTTTCCAACAGCACAAATTACCCGTGGGGCCCGAATTCATATTTATCATAGTGACAATCCTGTTTTACCTGAAATCAG gaAACCAATCACCTGATTCAGAAACAGACAGCGACAAAAGTGAAAACAATGAGAGAGAACTTTCCGTGTATTTGGAGAAATATTGGTTTAAAATATTAGCTATGTCCGAAGTGGAACACCTGCAAGACGTTCTACAAATGTGTGAAGATAGTATCGTTAAATACATTATGGATACAACCATATCGCACCCACGAACGAGTACTGATACAATGGAGAAACTAATAATAGCGAGTGAATCTCTAAAttag
- the LOC124306827 gene encoding putative helicase MOV-10: MSPRGPKKSGLTVVGMAPELKLKPYRIPKDLRKVFENGMKHFTEINDKQEVYLEMIKKVISERDIQSYSYINHLKLLLYMEEYNRELEMKMYDLKDQKIKKCLSGEEFQIYVPGLGEDRPSLQLYDEVLLRKTDDSNCWISSISFIGEKYVKIVAPAKFSKKFNEENLYDIKFLLPRRTLQCSHYAIELVEINQLVPALFPEIRTCYNNLSKELTWFDKNIATNVEQKQAIRNIIARTAHPAPYILFGPPGTGKTATLVEAISQIWKLNPSNHILICTPSNAAADEILKRLLKNIPEQDVYRMYGSSRNWDDVDEEIQPCSNFVDGEKIFLPKELLMLRRIVVVTLMSCARLLALKLWENHFAYVFIDEGGQATEPETLIPLGLMSSADSSHKGRLQGQLVIAGDPMQLGPSIAMRTPETLAKSMLERLMKQCSPYKKDQSGKYNPKYITKLVRNFRSNKFILHVPNILFYDDELQQCGISADINRALGFKKLINKSFPLIFHAVNGQECRNSNSPSIYNMAEVNVIMVYLENLIGTKLGNRKLEQKDIGIITPYKLQRNKIHQELEKRNWDEISVGTVEIFQGQERDVIIMSTVRSLMVKHNGREHLGFLSNPKRFNVAITRAKSLLITVGNQRILQVDPYWDKLIKYCRDNNAYTGARFYPKQKLTNGEKKKLIAKKYVPQPVSDQDFQFPDIDTSVIHKFENCQFSENLIPRRRARMPRVNKDLASSPQFTSDSGVTSTSNSSSTTDSELQDTASNFSSTDGHIPPSKSGSLSSISDPSPADEVLHIRSIKDILDTSFDLDDSSESTTSSNEYDLNDVSLGLEKIRLSDV, translated from the exons ATGTCACCACGAGGACCAAAAAAATC cGGCCTGACGGTAGTTGGTATGGCTCCAGAATTGAAGCTGAAACCTTATAGGATACCGAAGGATTTGCGAAAAGTTTTTGAGAACGGGATGAAACACTTTACTGAAATTAATGATAAACAGGAAGTTTATTtggaaatgataaaaaaagtGATCAGCGAGAGGGATATTCAATCCTATTCTTACATCAATCACCTGAAACTGCTGTTGTACATGGAAGAATATAATAGAGagcttgaaatgaaaatgtatgatttgaaagatcaaaaaataaaaaaatgcctcagtggagaagaatttcaaatttacgtGCCAGGACTAGGCGAAGACCGACCGTCATTGCAGTTATATGACGAAGTTCTATTGCGTAAAACAGACGACAGTAATTGTTGGATTTCGTCTATATCTTTCATCGGTGAGAAATACGTGAAAATCGTAGCGCCGGCCAA ATTTTCCAAGAAATTTAATGAAGAAAACCTGTATGATATCAAATTCTTGTTACCAAGGAGAACTTTACAGTGTAGTCACTATGCCATTGAATTagttgaaataaatcagcTAGTGCCTGCTTTGTTTCCAGAAATCAGAACCTGCTATAACAACTTATCCAA agaacTTACTtggtttgataaaaatattgccACTAATGTCGAACAGAAACAAGCGATTCGTAACATTATCGCTAGAACGGCCCATCCAGCCCCTTACATTTTATTCGGCCCTCCTGGAACTGGAAAAACAGCGACCCTTGTTGAAGCTATTTCTCAA ATATGGAAACTCAACCCTTCGAATCATATTCTGATTTGCACACCATCGAACGCAGCTgcagatgaaattttaaaaaggttattgaaaaacattCCTGAACAAGACGTTTATCGCATGTATGGGTCGTCACGAAACTG GGATGACGTGGACGAAGAAATCCAACCGTGCTCTAACTTTGTCGATGGGGAAAAGATATTTTTGCCAAAGGAACTCCTCATGTTGAGGCGTATTGTAGTGGTTACTCTCATGTCATGCGCTAG ATTACTCGCGTTGAAATTGTGGGAAAACCATTTCGCTTACGTGTTTATAGACGAGGGGGGTCAGGCAACCGAACCTGAAACGTTAATTCCATTAGGTCTCATGAGCAGTGCCGATTCTTCCCATAAAGGACGCCTTCAAGGTCAACTAGTTATTGCTGGTGATCCAATGCAGCTGGGACCAAGCATTGCTATGAGAACACCAGAAACATTAG CAAAATCAATGTTGGAACGGCTAATGAAGCAATGCTCACCATACAAAAAAGATCAGTCTGGAAAGTATAACCCAAAATACATCACAAAACTTGTGCGAAACTTCAGAAGCAATAAATTTATACTGCACGTACCCAACATCCTGTTCTATGATGACGAGCTTCAGCAGTGTGGAATAAGTGCAGATATAAATAGAGCACtgggtttcaaaaaattgataaacaaatCTTTTCCCCTTATTTTTCATGCTGTAAATGGGCAGGAATGTAGAAATTCCAACTCACCAAG CATATACAACATGGCAGAGGTCAATGTAATAATGGTGTACCTCGAGAATTTGATTGGCACTAAACTTGGAAATCGCAAATTAGAACAAAAAGATATTGGCATTATTACGCCATATAAActtcaaagaaataaaatacatcaagagttagaaaaaagaaattgggaCGAAATATCTGTAGGAACTGTAGAAATCTTTCAAGGCCAAGAAAGGGACGTCATTATTATGTCTACAGTGAGATCGCTCATGGTTAAACACAACGGAAGGGAACATCTAGGCTTTCTATCAAATCCCAAG AGATTCAACGTAGCTATTACAAGAGCAAAATCTCTACTGATTACAGTAGGAAATCAACGTATCTTACAGGTCGACCCCTACTGGGAtaagttaataaaatattgcagAGATAATAATGCATACACTGGTGCACGTTTTTATCCTAAACAAAAACTTACGaacggagagaaaaagaaactcatTGCCAAAAAATATGTTCCACAGCCAGTTAGTGATCAAGATTTCCAATTCCCAGACATAGACACTTCAGTCAtccataaatttgaaaactgcCAATTCTCAGAGAATCTTATCCCAAGAAGGAGGGCAAGAATGCCAAGAGTCAACAAAGACCTTGCCTCTTCTCCTCAGTTCACGTCTG ATTCTGGTGTAACCAGCACGTCAAACAGTAGTTCAACAACGGATTCAGAATTACAGGACACAGCcagcaatttttcaagtacCGATGGACATATACCGCCAAGCAAAAGTGGCAGCTTATCTTCAATTTCTGATCCATCACCAGCGGACGAAGTATTACATATTAGATCTATAAAAGATATTCTCGATACTAGTTTTGATCTCGATGATTCGAGTGAATCTACAACTTCTAGCAATGAATATGATCTTAATGATGTGTCACTGGGATTAGAGAAGATACGGTTATCGGACGTTTGA